From a region of the Triticum aestivum cultivar Chinese Spring chromosome 7D, IWGSC CS RefSeq v2.1, whole genome shotgun sequence genome:
- the LOC123170670 gene encoding uncharacterized protein has protein sequence MNYILVVVSNNKNDEVNFLCEYYHSVIPVVLASPFFLLANYFLLPVVVLGLCLMTVVLCGFDDAGFAFSSITRDNFAIKSGVVNTTMCLLIKSISSPSAFFTTVDFAITFLLLAIFFYEEMWEFIVFLLSNWFMVSLVHNYVTKRWWRDSKMFRSSVHRIIWLRKKMSQPILGFKQFSLLNLRWPLVLGLPSMFSLVLETAPVPKGAKYAIMESLVKHIHDGTDLNNGSSVLVNREDLLPACRSDSLAEVILTWHVATTIMEAKYSPDKGKQSKASQYHMVATRLSKYCAYLVAFHPELLPDNQEKSERVFEAAKEELKATLKCAPYYLLCWRSRVDKVMAAPNREATAAWEDGKVVHNGTKLGNMLREEPTRDDDTQREQTWKLLADLWTELLVYLAPSGDEERVMGHESVLVQGGEFITVLWALTTHTGITRPEK, from the coding sequence ATGAATTATATTTTGGTAGTTGTTTCAAACAATAAAAACGACGAGGTGAACTTCCTGTGCGAGTACTACCACTCCGTCATCCCCGTCGTCCTCGCGAGCCCTTTCTTCTTActcgccaactacttcctgctTCCCGTGGTGGTCCTCGGTTTGTGCCTTATGACTGTCGTGCTCTGCGGCTTCGACGATGCGGGCTTCGCCTTCTCCAGCATCACGAGGGACAACTTCGCCATAAAGTCCGGCGTCGTCAACACCACCATGTGCCTCCTAATCAAGTCCATCTCCTCGCCGTCGGCCTTCTTCACGACGGTGGACTTTGCCATCACCTTCCTCCTCTTAGCCATCTTCTTCTACGAGGAGATGTGGGAattcatcgtcttcctcctctcaaaCTGGTTCATGGTGTCACTGGTCCACAACTACGTGACAAAGCGATGGTGGCGTGATAGCAAGATGTTCAGGAGCTCTGTCCACCGCATCATATGGTTGCGGAAAAAGATGAGCCAGCCCATCCTTGGCTTCAAGCAGTTCTCACTGCTGAACCTCCGGTGGCCGCTCGTCCTCGGCCTGCCATCCATGTTCTCTCTGGTGCTCGAGACGGCACCCGTGCCAAAAGGCGCCAAATACGCCATCATGGAATCGCTTGTGAAGCACATCCATGATGGCACTGATCTCAACAATGGAAGCTCTGTTCTTGTGAACAGAGAAGACCTCTTGCCGGCGTGTCGGAGCGATAGCCTCGCGGAGGTCATCCTCACCTGGCACGTCGCTACCACCATCATGGAGGCCAAGTACTCTCCTGACAAGGGAAAGCAGAGCAAGGCTTCCCAGTACCACATGGTGGCGACGAGGCTGTCCAAGTACTGCGCCTACCTGGTGGCCTTCCACCCCGAACTACTCCCGGACAACCAGGAAAAGTCAGAGCGCGTCTTCGAGGCCGCCAAGGAGGAGCTCAAGGCCACGCTCAAATGCGCCCCCTACTACCTCTTGTGTTGGCGCTCGAGGGTCGACAAGGTCATGGCGGCCCCCAACAGGGAGGCTACTGCGGCCTGGGAGGACGGCAAGGTGGTCCACAATGGCACGAAGTTGGGGAATATGCTGAGGGAGGAACCTACGAGGGACGACGACACCCAGCGGGAGCAGACGTGGAAGCTGCTTGCCGACCTGTGGACGGAGCTCCTCGTGTACCTCGCGCCGTCGGGCGATGAGGAGCGCGTGATGGGGCACGAGAGTGTGCTGGTGCAGGGCGGCGAGTTCATCACCGTGCTTTGGGCCTTGACCACCCACACCGGAATAACCCGCCCCGAAAAGTAG
- the LOC123167158 gene encoding succinate dehydrogenase subunit 8A, mitochondrial: MIYRNWSLLSSTVVIWGSVGAAGLAGIFLFGGKEKFQGYLSREGERLRQQDRAMMGKN, translated from the exons ATGATCTACCGCAACTGGTCCCTGCTCTCCTCCACGGTCGTCATCTGGGGCAGCGTCGGCGCCGCCGGCCTCGCCGGGATCTTCCTCTTCGGCGGCAAG GAGAAATTCCAGGGCTATCTTTCTCGCGAAGGCGAGAGGCTAAGGCAGCAGGACAGAGCCATGATGGGCAAGAACTAG
- the LOC123170674 gene encoding uncharacterized protein: MNYILVVVSNNKNDEVNFLCEYYHSVIPVVLASPFFLLANYFLLPVVVLGLCLMTVVLCGFDDAGFAFSSITRDNFAIKSGVVNTTMCLLIKSISSPSAFFTTVDFAITFLLLAIFFYEEMWEFIVFLLSNWFMVSLVHNYVTKRWWRDSKMFRSSVHRIIWLRKKMSQPILGFKQFSLLNLRWPLVLGLPSMFSLVLETAPVPKGAKYAIMESLVKHIHDGTDLNNGSSVLVNREDLLPACRSDSLAEVILTWHVATTIMEAKYSPDKGKQSKASQYHMVATRLSKYCAYLVAFHPELLPDNQEKSERVFEAAKEELKATLKCAPYYLLCWRSRVDKVMAAPNREATAPWEDGKVVHNGTKLGNMLREEPTRDDDTQREQTWKLLADLWTELLVYLAPSGDEERVMGHESVLVQGGEFITVLWALTTHTGITRPEK, encoded by the coding sequence ATGAATTATATTTTGGTAGTTGTTTCAAACAATAAAAACGACGAGGTGAACTTCCTGTGCGAGTACTACCACTCCGTCATCCCCGTCGTCCTCGCGAGCCCTTTCTTCTTActcgccaactacttcctgctTCCCGTGGTGGTCCTCGGTTTGTGCCTTATGACTGTCGTGCTCTGCGGCTTCGACGATGCGGGCTTCGCCTTCTCCAGCATCACGAGGGACAACTTCGCCATAAAGTCCGGCGTCGTCAACACCACCATGTGCCTCCTAATCAAGTCCATCTCCTCGCCGTCGGCCTTCTTCACGACGGTGGACTTTGCCATCACCTTCCTCCTCTTAGCCATCTTCTTCTACGAGGAGATGTGGGAattcatcgtcttcctcctctcaaaCTGGTTCATGGTGTCACTGGTCCACAACTACGTGACAAAGCGATGGTGGCGTGATAGCAAGATGTTCAGGAGCTCTGTCCACCGCATCATATGGTTGCGGAAAAAGATGAGCCAGCCCATCCTTGGCTTCAAGCAGTTCTCACTGCTGAACCTCCGGTGGCCGCTCGTCCTCGGCCTGCCATCCATGTTCTCTCTGGTGCTCGAGACGGCACCCGTGCCAAAAGGCGCCAAATACGCCATCATGGAATCGCTTGTGAAGCACATCCATGATGGCACTGATCTCAACAATGGAAGCTCTGTTCTTGTGAACAGAGAAGACCTCTTGCCGGCGTGTCGGAGCGATAGCCTCGCGGAGGTCATCCTCACCTGGCACGTCGCTACCACCATCATGGAGGCCAAGTACTCTCCTGACAAGGGAAAGCAGAGCAAGGCTTCCCAGTACCACATGGTGGCGACGAGGCTGTCCAAGTACTGCGCCTACCTGGTGGCCTTCCACCCCGAACTACTCCCGGACAACCAGGAAAAGTCAGAGCGCGTCTTCGAGGCCGCCAAGGAGGAGCTCAAGGCCACGCTCAAATGCGCCCCCTACTACCTCTTGTGTTGGCGCTCGAGGGTCGACAAGGTCATGGCGGCCCCCAACAGGGAGGCTACTGCGCCCTGGGAGGACGGCAAGGTGGTCCACAATGGCACGAAGTTGGGGAATATGCTGAGGGAGGAACCTACGAGGGACGACGACACCCAGCGGGAGCAGACGTGGAAGCTGCTTGCCGACCTGTGGACGGAGCTCCTCGTGTACCTCGCGCCGTCGGGCGATGAGGAGCGCGTGATGGGGCACGAGAGTGTGCTGGTGCAGGGCGGCGAGTTCATCACCGTGCTTTGGGCCTTGACCACCCACACCGGAATAACCCGCCCCGAAAAGTAG
- the LOC123170493 gene encoding uncharacterized protein, whose translation MISFAPNSTGDYLLHRFCDADTSASVDKYVRNVTDSYTDTSNESSMVAASVIMFALAGIFFNLNLFSRFSDVSAILDPKVRLFLSSLLSLFLPVMSYLFSEAKNAGKVAAAAGAARREEPDLSLQAGLILLWMLLVELLRKKVDEIRMRGYSGTIQRAGRVVWLGSLVFFNLKRVGRKAVFGIFWVLCATKVVQRIAFTEVGKRSYAHGKNTRLITSYMSQILQQGRPQPQDQQEPHQHHSPSTHVLDVEDVEHRATARNNQGGGGEAMLKSCRFIVMGEEDLVIEPTADGYKLKDISPNDTVLTVGKIWDHAYSNLEQDLRLRLRRLCLSFALFKLLRRRFEHLPPVTKEETRECRDLLFDGIYHDRSEKAAAELFQMMNDEVNFLCEYYHSVIPVVLASPFFLLANYVLLPVVVLGLCLMTVVLCGFGDAGFAFSSITTDNFAIKSGVVNTTMCLLIKSISSPSAFFTTVDFAITFLLLAIFFYEEMWEFIVFLLSNWFMVSLVHNYVTKRWWRDSKMFRSSVHRIIWLRKKMSQPILGFKQFSLLNLRWPLVLGLPSMFSLVLETAPVPKGAKYAIMESLVKHIHDGTDLNNGSSVLVNREDLLPACRSDSLAEVILTWHVATTIMEAKYSPDKGKQSKASQYHMVATRLSKYCAYLVAFHPELLPDNQEKSERVFEAAKEELKATLKCAPYYLLCWRSRVDKVMAAPNREATAAWEDGKVVHNGTKLGNMLREEPTRDDDTQREQTWKLLADLWTELLVYLAPSGDEERVMGHESVLVQGGEFITVLWALTTHTGITRPEK comes from the exons ATGATAAGCTTCGCGCCCAACTCTACCGGCGACTATCTCTTGCATCGCTTCTGCGACGCCGACACGTCCGCCAGCGTCGACAAGTACGTGCGCAACGTCACAGACTCTTACACCGACACGAGCAATGAGTCGTCCATGGTGGCCGCCTCCGTCATCATGTTTGCCCTCGCCGGCATCTTCTTCAACCTCAACCTCTTCAGCCGCTTCTCCGACGTCAGCGCCATCCTCGACCCCAAGGTCCGCCTCTTCCTCTCCTCCTTGctctccctcttcctccccgtCATGTCCTACCTCTTCTCCGAGGCCAAGAACGCCGGCAaggtggccgccgccgccggcgctgccCGCCGCGAGGAGCCAGACCTCTCGCTGCAGGCCGGCTTGATCCTCCTCTGGATGCTCCTCGTGGAGCTCCTCCGCAAGAAGGTGGACGAGATCCGCATGCGCGGCTACTCCGGCACCATCCAGCGTGCCGGCCGCGTCGTCTGGCTCGGCAGCCTCGTCTTCTTCAACCTCAAGAGAGTCGGCCGCAAGGCCGTGTTCGGCATCTTTTGGGTGCTCTGCGCCACCAAGGTGGTGCAGAGGATCGCCTTCACCGAGGTCGGCAAGCGATCCTACGCACATGGCAAGAACACGCGTCTCATCACCTCCTACATGTCACAAATACTGCAGCAAGGTCGACCACAACCACAG GATCAGCAAGAGCCCCATCAGCACCATTCGCCGTCGACCCATGTCCTCGACGTTGAGGACGTTGAGCACCGGGCGACTGCCAGAAATAACCAAGGTGGTGGCGGCGAGGCCATGTTGAAGAGCTGCAGGTTCATCGTCATGGGTGAAGAAGACCTGGTTATAGAACCAACTGCTGATGGCTACAAGCTGAAGGATATCTCCCCCAACGACACCGTCCTCACTGTTGGAAAAATCTGGGATCATGCCTATTCCAACCTCGAGCAAGACCTACGGCTGCGGCTCAGGAGGTTGTGCCTCTCCTTTGCGCTCTTCAAGCTGCTACGGAGGAGGTTTGAGCACCTGCCGCCGGTGACCAAGGAAGAGACTCGCGAGTGTCGTGACCTACTCTTCGATGGCATCTACCATGACAGGTCAGAGAAGGCAGCGGCGGAGCTATTCCAGATGATGAACGACGAGGTGAACTTCCTGTGCGAGTACTACCACTCCGTCATCCCCGTCGTCCTCGCGAGCCCTTTCTTCTTACTCGCCAACTACGTCCTGCTTCCCGTGGTGGTCCTCGGTTTGTGCCTTATGACTGTCGTGCTCTGCGGCTTCGGTGATGCGGGCTTCGCCTTCTCCAGCATCACGACGGACAACTTCGCCATAAAGTCCGGCGTCGTCAACACCACCATGTGCCTCCTAATCAAGTCCATCTCCTCGCCGTCGGCCTTCTTCACGACGGTGGACTTTGCCATCACCTTCCTCCTCTTAGCCATCTTCTTCTACGAGGAGATGTGGGAattcatcgtcttcctcctctcaaaCTGGTTCATGGTGTCACTGGTCCACAACTACGTGACAAAGCGATGGTGGCGTGATAGCAAGATGTTCAGGAGCTCTGTCCACCGCATCATATGGTTGCGGAAAAAGATGAGCCAGCCCATCCTTGGCTTCAAGCAGTTCTCACTGCTGAACCTCCGGTGGCCGCTCGTCCTCGGCCTGCCATCCATGTTCTCTCTGGTGCTCGAGACGGCACCCGTGCCAAAAGGCGCCAAATACGCCATCATGGAATCGCTTGTGAAGCACATCCATGATGGCACTGATCTCAACAATGGAAGCTCTGTTCTTGTGAACAGAGAAGACCTCTTGCCGGCGTGTCGGAGCGATAGCCTCGCGGAGGTCATCCTCACCTGGCACGTCGCTACCACCATCATGGAGGCCAAGTACTCTCCTGACAAGGGAAAGCAGAGCAAGGCTTCCCAGTACCACATGGTGGCGACGAGGCTGTCCAAGTACTGCGCCTACCTGGTGGCCTTCCACCCCGAACTACTCCCGGACAACCAGGAAAAGTCAGAGCGCGTCTTCGAGGCCGCCAAGGAGGAGCTCAAGGCCACGCTCAAATGCGCCCCCTACTACCTCTTGTGTTGGCGCTCGAGGGTCGACAAGGTCATGGCGGCCCCCAACAGGGAGGCTACTGCGGCCTGGGAGGACGGCAAGGTGGTCCACAATGGCACGAAGTTGGGGAATATGCTGAGGGAGGAACCTACGAGGGACGACGACACCCAGCGGGAGCAGACGTGGAAGCTGCTTGCCGACCTGTGGACGGAGCTCCTCGTGTACCTCGCGCCGTCGGGCGATGAGGAGCGCGTGATGGGGCACGAGAGTGTGCTGGTGCAGGGCGGCGAGTTCATCACCGTGCTTTGGGCCTTGACCACCCACACCGGAATAACCCGCCCCGAAAAGTAG